A region from the Microcebus murinus isolate Inina chromosome 3, M.murinus_Inina_mat1.0, whole genome shotgun sequence genome encodes:
- the LOC105863225 gene encoding zinc finger CCHC domain-containing protein 17-like isoform X2, translating to MHSRRPETMESLPALYTIFQGEVAMVTDYGAFIKIPGCRKQGLVHRTHMSSCRVDKPSEIVDVGDKVWVKLIGREMKNDRIKVSLSMKVVNQGTGKDLDPNNVIIEKRRKRNIETGSHLTLTAQTLRVIQARGQGTHQKTARQQRRSTRRSTRSESSKSAEGG from the exons ATGCATTCAAGAAGGCCTGAGACCATGGAAAGCTTGCCTGCTCTCTACACTATTTTCCAAGGAGAGGTTGCTATGGTGACAGACTATGGAGCATTTATCAAAATCCCTGGCTGTCGGAAGCAAGGTCTGGTCCATCGAACTCATATGTCATCCTGTCGGGTGGATAAGCCCTCTGAAATAGTAGATGTCGGAGACAAAGTGTGGGTGAAGCTTATTGGCCGAGAGATGAAAAATGATAGGATAAAAGTATCCCTCTCCATGAAAGTTGTCAACCAAGGGACTGGGAAAGACCTTGATCCCAACAACGTTATCATTGA gaaaagaagaaaaagaaacatagagaCAGGAAGTCATCTGACTCTGACAGCTCAGACTCTGAGAGTGATACAGGCAAGAGGGCAAGGCACACATCAAAAGACAGCAAGGCAGCAAAGAAGAAGCACAAGAAGAAGCACAAGGAGTGAGAGTAGCAAGAGTGCAGAGGGTGGTTGA
- the LOC105863225 gene encoding zinc finger CCHC domain-containing protein 17-like isoform X1: MHSRRPETMESLPALYTIFQGEVAMVTDYGAFIKIPGCRKQGLVHRTHMSSCRVDKPSEIVDVGDKVWVKLIGREMKNDRIKVSLSMKVVNQGTGKDLDPNNVIIEQEERRRRSFQDYTGQKITLEAVLNTTCKKCGCKGHFAKDCFMQQGGTKYSLIPDEEEEKEEAKTAEVEKPDPMKNSSRKRKKEKKKKKHRDRKSSDSDSSDSESDTGKRARHTSKDSKAAKKKHKKKHKE; the protein is encoded by the coding sequence ATGCATTCAAGAAGGCCTGAGACCATGGAAAGCTTGCCTGCTCTCTACACTATTTTCCAAGGAGAGGTTGCTATGGTGACAGACTATGGAGCATTTATCAAAATCCCTGGCTGTCGGAAGCAAGGTCTGGTCCATCGAACTCATATGTCATCCTGTCGGGTGGATAAGCCCTCTGAAATAGTAGATGTCGGAGACAAAGTGTGGGTGAAGCTTATTGGCCGAGAGATGAAAAATGATAGGATAAAAGTATCCCTCTCCATGAAAGTTGTCAACCAAGGGACTGGGAAAGACCTTGATCCCAACAACGTTATCATTGAgcaagaagagaggaggaggcgTTCCTTCCAGGATTACACTGGGCAAAAGATCACCCTCGAGGCTGTCCTGAACACTACCTGCAAGAAGTGTGGTTGTAAAGGCCACTTTGCAAAAGATTGCTTCATGCAGCAGGGTGGGACCAAATACTCTCTGATAcctgatgaggaagaggagaaggaagaagcaaagaCTGCAGAAGTTGAGAAGCCTGACCCCATGAAGAATtcttctagaaaaagaaagaaggaaaagaagaaaaagaaacatagagaCAGGAAGTCATCTGACTCTGACAGCTCAGACTCTGAGAGTGATACAGGCAAGAGGGCAAGGCACACATCAAAAGACAGCAAGGCAGCAAAGAAGAAGCACAAGAAGAAGCACAAGGAGTGA